The genome window TACCTAATCATGCCCGACCGATTTGCAAATGGGGACCCTTCTAACGATAGTACGGATGATACCCTAGAAAAAGTAAATCGAGAATTAAAAGGTGGTCGCCATGGAGGCGATATTCAAGGGATTATGGATCACTTAGATTATATCAATGAGTTAGGAGCTACTGCCATCTGGAGTACGCCTTTATTAGAAGATAATGATGAGCGTTATTCGTATCATGGTTATGCTCAAAGTGATTTGTATAAAATAGACCCAAGATACGGGACAAACGCCGATTATAAACGACTGGGCGATGAGTTGCATAAAAGAGATATGAAATTGGTCATGGATTATGTGACCAACCATTGGGGCGCAACGCACTGGATGATGCAGGATTTACCTACGCAAACCTGGATCCATCAATTTGATGATCATAAAGGAGAAGATTTTCCTGTTGCTGGATATGCCAACTCCTCTTACCGACAGACCACACAAATGGATCCTAATGTCAGTAAAAGAGATGCTATTTATGCAGAGAAAGGTTGGTTTGTCAGTTCCATGCCAGACATCAATCAAAGTGATCCATTAGTTTTAAATTATTTGATTCAAAATACCATTTGGTGGATAGAATATGCTGGATTAGACGGGTTGCGCGTAGATACCTATTCCTATAATGAAAAGGAAGGCATTGCAAAATGGACCAAAGCCATCATGGAGGAGTACCCTAACTTTAATATAGTAGGGGAAACTTGGTTACACGATCAAGCGCAAATTGCTTACTGGCAAAAAGATTCTAAAATCGCTGCCCTTCAGGATTACAATACACACTTGCCCAGCGTGATGGATTTTACTTTACACGATGCGATCACAAGTGCATTTAATGAAAATGATCAAGGTTGGGACAAAGGAATGGTAAAAGTCTATGAGAATTTTGTCAATGACTTTTTATATCCGGATATTGATAATATCTTGGTTTTTGCAGGAAATCACGATACCAATCGCATCAACGGCAACGGATTGTACAACGGCGATCTAGCCAAATACAAACTGGCTATGACTTTAGTGTTAACCACTAGAGGGATTCCGCAATTGTATTATGGTGATGAAATAGGAATGGGTGGTAACCGAGATACCGATGGTGACGGTGACATCAGAAGAGATTTTCCTGGAGGATGGAAAGGCGATGAGGGGAATGCTTTTAAAGAACCTACTCTAGAGCAAAAAGCCTTTCAAGAATTCACTAAGAAACTGCTGAATTATAGAAAGAATAAAGAAGTGATCCATAATGGGAAATTACTTCAATACGTCCCTGAGAATAATTGTTATGTCTATTTTAGAGAAAATGGTGTCGATAGTGTGATGGTGATCATCAATAACAATCCAGAAGAAGTAACTTTAGACATTTCTAGATTCAAAGAAGGAATTTATACCGCAAAAGAAGGAACTAATATCTTGACAGATAAAAAAGTGAAACTGACTGCTGATTTAAAAGTCGCTGGTAAAACAAGCATGGTGATGGAATATAGTTTTTAGCACTGCAAACACCTAACTCTTATCTTTCCTTATGGAAAGACGGTAGTTGGTGTGTTAGATAAACTAACGACCATAGCTAGAAATGAAGGTTTCCCTTACTTGCACCCGACGAGAACAGCAAGAGAAATGCATAATGTACGCAGGATAATAGTGCTTGCGCAAGAGTAAAAACCTAACAAGGTTGAACTATAAAGAAAGTGCTCATAGTTAAGATTTTCCCTTGAGGTAAATGCCGATAGGCAAAGGCTGTTAGCAAACGAGTAAAAAAACCTTTTTATCAAAAAAGAAACAAATTATTAAATGAAAAAACTAATTGTCCTATTTGCAGCTTTGCTCCTACTTAGCTGCGGTACAAAAGAAGAAAACACACTCGATAGAAGAGCTAGTGTGATCGAGGTGATGACGACTCCGGTTTATGAATCTTCTCAAGGAAACACAGCTGTTCTATATGCCGATTATCTAGGAATAAAAAAGGCAGATAGTGTCACTTTAGGTTACGGAATTACGCAGCGGGAATCTGTTCCTATAGACAGCGTTTATACTTTTAAGATGGAAGAAGACGCTCCATTTATTTCCCATATCACTTTATGGACAGAAGGGATCAGAAACGATGTTCCTGTTTTTAAAAGCAACAGTAAGATCATTGAAATCCCTTATAATGGGAATTTTAAAAATGTTACCATAAAAGGAGAGTTTACCAATTGGGCGAGTAAAGAATTAGAGTATAACGGAGAAGAGTTAGTTTACAAAGCAAGGGTGCCACAAGGCAAGTTTCAATACCTTTTCTTAGAAGGTGGAAATGAAGAAACACTAACAGGAAATGAACCCGGTGTTATTAGCAATGGAATGGGAGGTTTTAATCGGTTGTTAGACAACAGTCGCCTGGCAGATCCAGCTCAACTTTTTTACGGAGAAATCATAGATCAAGGTTTTACTTTTAAAGCTTCTGGAGGGCTAGATAATGTGGTGGCACTTTATGAAAACCAGCTTATAGAAGCGGTGAAGACCAAAAACCAAAACACCTACACGGTCAATTTGCCTGAAAAAGATTTCTCAAAGCGTATTTCAAAAACACAATTGGTACGAGTTTATGCCAGCGATGCAAATGGACGTACCAACGACTTGTTGATTCCGGTTCAAAATAGACAAGTTGTAAAAGATCCTAGTCAATTAGCTCGTAGTGATTTCCATACGCAAATATTGTATTTTATGATGGTAGATCGTTTCCTTGACGGAGATAGAGCCAATACAAAGCCAGTGCCAGATCCAGAGGTTTTGCCTAAAGCTAACTATATGGGTGGTGATCTGGCTGGCATTTTGGCAAAGATCAAAGAGGGTTATTTTGAAGACTTGGGAATCAATACTGTTTGGTTATCGCCTATTACTCAAAATCCAGAGGGCGCTTATGGATTGTGGCCAGAGCCGCGCACAAAGTTTAGCGGTTATCATGGCTACTGGCCTATTTCTAATACAAAGGTTGATGATAGATTTGGAGATGAAAAGATCCTAAAAGAAATCATCAAAGAAGCGCACAAACGCGATATGAATGTCATTCTAGATTATGTGGCAAATCATGTACATGAAGAACATCCTTTATATAAACAACACCCAGAATGGGCGACTAATTTATATCTAGAAGACGGAAGCTTAAACACAGAGCGCTGGGACGACCATCGTTTGACAACTTGGTTTGATACTTTTATGCCTACCCTGGATTTTTCAAAACCAGAAGTGGTAGAAAAAATGACAGATTCTGCTTTATATTGGGTAACTGAATATAAGCTGGACGGTTTCCGTCATGATGCGACCAAACATGTTCCGGAAATTTACTGGAGAACACTAACTCAAAAAGTACGTAAAAATACCGACAGACCCATTTATCAAATAGGGGAAACCTACGGCTCTTACGATTTGATAAGAAGCTATGTAAGCACGGGAATGCTGGATGCCCAATTTGACTTCAACCAGTATGATGCTGCGGTGAGTGCTTTTGCTACAAAAGATGGGAACTATGCAAATCTTACAGAGACGCTTCAAAAAGGATTGGAATATTACGGTCACCATCACTTAATGGGGAATATTTCTGGAAATCAAGACCGAGCAAGGTTTATAAGCTATGCGAGTGGTGATGTAAAGTTTGATGAAGATGCTAAAAAAGCGGGCTGGACTCGTGAAATAATGATGAGCGATTCTACCGCTTTTGATCGATTGGGAATGTTGCAAGCTTTTAATATGACTATGCCAGGTGTGCCGGTTATTTATTATGGCGACGAGTACGGTTCTATAGGAGCAAACGACCCTGATAATCGCAAGATGATGAAGTTTAACGGCCTTTCAGATCGGGAGAAGAACCTGCGTCAACTGGTGCAGGAATTGGTGCATTTGAGACGCAATTCCATGTCTTTACTTTATGGAACTACACAAGTGATGGCAGAGAATAATGGGTTGCTGGTGATCAAGCGCAGCTATTTTGGAGAAGAAACGACCATTTTCTTTAATGAAAATGCCATTAGTATGAATATAGCGGGAAATGATGCACGCTTTCGCGAAAGCGGAACCGCAATAAACGCCATAGAAACAGATAAAAACTTCCAGATAAAACCTGGTAACTTTATGATTTTACAGATCAAAAGTAAAAAAAGCAATACGCCAAATTAATTAACCAGTACATTTGATTCTGACTTGAAGATCAGAAGCAATTATAGACCAAATAAAAAATAAAAGAATGAAAAAATACATTTTAGGATTACTTGCCTTAACAGCTGTTTTCGCTTGTAAAAATGAAGAAAAGGAAGAAGTTGAAGTAGCAATTACTAAAGAATACAGCCCTATTCAGGATCAAGATCTTGAAAACGCTATTATTTATGAGGCAAACATCAGGCAGTATTCTCCAGAAGGAACCTTTAATGAGTTTACTAAAGATATTCCACAGCTGAAAGAACTAGGAGTAAAGGTCATCTGGTTGATGCCTGTATTTCCCATTTCAGAAAAGAA of Nonlabens sp. Ci31 contains these proteins:
- a CDS encoding glycoside hydrolase family 13 protein; the encoded protein is MNRLAILLSSVVYLACSFNFAFAKADLKNSLYLTCCGTKAVQAPSIERVEPPFWWTDMEHSQVEVLLYGENIANYSAPIDSDLPIVKVRKTENPNYLFLTLDTANAISGDYKILLNVYDTYNVIDFTLKEREFNSRSRKGFDSSDAIYLIMPDRFANGDPSNDSTDDTLEKVNRELKGGRHGGDIQGIMDHLDYINELGATAIWSTPLLEDNDERYSYHGYAQSDLYKIDPRYGTNADYKRLGDELHKRDMKLVMDYVTNHWGATHWMMQDLPTQTWIHQFDDHKGEDFPVAGYANSSYRQTTQMDPNVSKRDAIYAEKGWFVSSMPDINQSDPLVLNYLIQNTIWWIEYAGLDGLRVDTYSYNEKEGIAKWTKAIMEEYPNFNIVGETWLHDQAQIAYWQKDSKIAALQDYNTHLPSVMDFTLHDAITSAFNENDQGWDKGMVKVYENFVNDFLYPDIDNILVFAGNHDTNRINGNGLYNGDLAKYKLAMTLVLTTRGIPQLYYGDEIGMGGNRDTDGDGDIRRDFPGGWKGDEGNAFKEPTLEQKAFQEFTKKLLNYRKNKEVIHNGKLLQYVPENNCYVYFRENGVDSVMVIINNNPEEVTLDISRFKEGIYTAKEGTNILTDKKVKLTADLKVAGKTSMVMEYSF
- a CDS encoding alpha-amylase family glycosyl hydrolase, yielding MKKLIVLFAALLLLSCGTKEENTLDRRASVIEVMTTPVYESSQGNTAVLYADYLGIKKADSVTLGYGITQRESVPIDSVYTFKMEEDAPFISHITLWTEGIRNDVPVFKSNSKIIEIPYNGNFKNVTIKGEFTNWASKELEYNGEELVYKARVPQGKFQYLFLEGGNEETLTGNEPGVISNGMGGFNRLLDNSRLADPAQLFYGEIIDQGFTFKASGGLDNVVALYENQLIEAVKTKNQNTYTVNLPEKDFSKRISKTQLVRVYASDANGRTNDLLIPVQNRQVVKDPSQLARSDFHTQILYFMMVDRFLDGDRANTKPVPDPEVLPKANYMGGDLAGILAKIKEGYFEDLGINTVWLSPITQNPEGAYGLWPEPRTKFSGYHGYWPISNTKVDDRFGDEKILKEIIKEAHKRDMNVILDYVANHVHEEHPLYKQHPEWATNLYLEDGSLNTERWDDHRLTTWFDTFMPTLDFSKPEVVEKMTDSALYWVTEYKLDGFRHDATKHVPEIYWRTLTQKVRKNTDRPIYQIGETYGSYDLIRSYVSTGMLDAQFDFNQYDAAVSAFATKDGNYANLTETLQKGLEYYGHHHLMGNISGNQDRARFISYASGDVKFDEDAKKAGWTREIMMSDSTAFDRLGMLQAFNMTMPGVPVIYYGDEYGSIGANDPDNRKMMKFNGLSDREKNLRQLVQELVHLRRNSMSLLYGTTQVMAENNGLLVIKRSYFGEETTIFFNENAISMNIAGNDARFRESGTAINAIETDKNFQIKPGNFMILQIKSKKSNTPN